TGGGACCGGTATCTGGTAGCAACTGCAGTGACGCTTGAGCGCCTGCCAGTTTCAGCGCCGGCCAGGAGCGACGCTGGTGGGCATCCCGTAGCGGGTCACCTCTCGATCACCGCTGGACGCTTGCTACCGATGTCGTGGGTGTAGTTACCGATCATGTCGCGGAGCCACCGCTCATCAGGCTGTGCGGGCGCTGTGTGGCGCTCAGTCGTGGCCGTGGTGTCGCGGGCCATCTACTGCTTCCCTCCCGCCAACGGCCTAGGAGAGGTGCTGTCGCGTTCGACTCGCGCATAGTCTGTCGTCGAGACTGTGAATGACATGGACTCGTCAGCGGACTCGACGGCGGTGACGAGTTCCCGGCGGGTGGCTGTGTCCGGCTCGGACGCTCGCAGTCGGTGGATTGTCTCGGTCGACAGGTCGGCAAGCAAGACGCCTGTGACCTGCTCGGCGTCGACAGCACAGACCAGCAGGGAGGGATCGCTGTCGGTGGTCGTGATAGCGACGATCTCGCCGACAGTCGGCTGGGACCTCACCGGCCCACCTCCCAGTGGCAGGGGTGTGACCGAGCAGCAGTCGAAGAATCGCCATACTGCAGTCGGATATCACAAACGTTTTTGATACCAACTGAATACCAATCGGTTAGGTTCTGCTCCACGCTCCATGTTCCCTTGGTAGTCAGTTGTCCGATCGAATGTGTTGGGTGCAGGACCTGTCGTCGGCAACGGCGACGTTGGGTGGTGCGAGGCACGCCGATTTCCCCCGGCTGCCCACCATTCTGCTGCTCGGAATTCAGGAGCGGTGCAACTATGCCTGTCTCTTGAAGCTGGTGATTCAGTGGGTTGTGATACGTCGGCAAACCGACAGACAGCGGGGAGATATGGCAAGCGTTTTGACGGCCACTCGAATCAGGACTACATGGGTTCCGTGCCCTGTCCACCCCCACTGGATTCACCCATCCTACCAACTGTGTCGGGGCTGGAACCTGTCGTCGGCGCCGACGATATCGGATGATGCGTTGCATCCCAGAACCCCCACCCCCAAGCAACCCATCATTCCGCTGATAGACACGGCGGAGCCATGGAGTCTCATTGTGTGTACAGTCCTGTAAGTCGCTGGAAGCACCGGTACTGCAGCGAGGGCAGCTCTTATCATGGGCTCGGTGGGGCGCGGTACCAGATGTCGAAGCCCCACAAAGGCTATGTGTGAAGCGTCTATCATATTCGACTGGGTTCTGGTCCCCGCTTTGAGCTCCCCTGATTGCTGGTCGTCTGACTGGGTTTCTCGGGTCCGGAACCCAGCCGTGCCTCTGACATTGTCGACTGGTGGGCGCTACTTCCCATTGTGGCCCACCACTTTCCCTCCAAACGACCGGGCAAGATTGTATCGTCCTCCTCCGATTGTGTCGTATCGTCGCCGTCATCGCTGTGACTCTCCGGCGCCGGGCCGAGGCTGGTCACACAGACTAGCGATCGTGTCGGCGTGATACTGGAGGAGTTGTGTGCCAGCATCAGTCAGCGTATACTCGTTGGTGCGGGCGTCGAGTTCTTCTCGGTTGACGAGGTTCTGGTCGGCGAGTTGTGTGAGATTCTGGTAGAGGCGGCTGTGGTTGATCGGGTTGGCGTAGCGCTCGTCGAGATAGTCTTTGAGTGCGAAGCCGTAGGGTTTGTCGTCGACGGCGGCGATGGCTTCGAGCAGATCGCGCTGGAAGCCCGTGAGGTCGTGGTAGGTCGTCATCGGTGGCCTCCCTGCGTGTGTATCTGGCTGGGACTGGGACCAGACATGGCAAGAGTCTGGGGCGCGCGTGAACGGAAGTCGATTTTTGGCGGTCGATTCTCGTCTGTGGCCCGCTGGAGCGTATTCGTGGGCCGCTCAGGCGATGAACGGAAAATCATCGGAAGTGAACGGAAGTGCCGCCGTCTGGCGGTTTCCGAATGAACGGAAATCGAGGCTGGCGAGCGATGCGACTCTTCGTGGGTGGGCTTGCGGGTTGTCATGGGGTCGACGGGACGTCAGTGTGTGCGATTAGGCGTCGCCTAT
The Haloarcula sp. CBA1129 genome window above contains:
- a CDS encoding helix-turn-helix transcriptional regulator, whose protein sequence is MTTYHDLTGFQRDLLEAIAAVDDKPYGFALKDYLDERYANPINHSRLYQNLTQLADQNLVNREELDARTNEYTLTDAGTQLLQYHADTIASLCDQPRPGAGESQR